TTTCAGCGGCAACTCCATGGCGCACGCTAGCTTCGACCGAGGCCGAGGACGTCGTCTGGGCCGACGCCGAGGACGACCTTGGCCCTCCCCCGCCAGCGCCCTGGTCGGAGACCTGCTCGAGGAGTAGGCCGGGGACGGCAGCAGCATCCAGAGCCACGCGCTCGGCTCGCTCGAGAAGGGCGCGTCGGTCAGGATCTCGGGCAAACTGCAggtgcacacaaggtgtttgtaGAAATgccaaagagagggagagaggaggaagaagagggttaACGTGTGGGTCCTATTTGTAATAACGGTCAAAGTTAACGGTCAACCCGACTTGTGGGCTCATCCTGTCAGAAAGGCGTTTAGAAGAGGCGAATCGGGCACTTCCCcgacatggtagtttttagtcataGATTAacaaaaaagtggtagttttcggcACAAATTCGTAAAGTGGTAGTTTCTGGACACGTTTCCATGAAAtatggtagtttttggttaaatactctggCAAGAGAGGGCAGACCATACAGCTACTCACGAACCACTTCAAAGTCTCTGGGAATCCAACACATGACTTCTTTTACCACTACAATGTAGGAGAACATGCCTCGTCCTACCTACATTACATAGCTAGTCCATCACCATTCCAGTTCTTGAAATTAATTTCCATGCATGGCTACATTCTGACAGTTGGTTTTCAATTTTGTTGGATCGTATCGACCGCAGGTGGATCTCAAGTATGAAGACGATCATCCGGTAATCGGGCAAGGAGTATGCAGAAAGGTGATGAAGCAGCTGCACGAGACCTATGCCTCTTTGCTTGATGGCAAGCAATTCGCCTACGATGGCGACAAAAGCCTCTTCACCTCTGGGCCTCTCCCATTTGCCACCAATGATTTTGACGTTGTCATAGATGGCGATGCTTTGTCCAGAAAGTAAGGCATTCATCAGCTCCAATCCATCACCCATTTCTCACCAGGGAAAGCTTATCTGTTCTTGAGCTCGTCGATCTCTTATTCTCTTGTTGGTTGGGGGAATTGTCTTGCCATTTACCTGCAGGATTGCAACGAGCCAGAGCCCGGGAGCAGATGGCAGTCCAGGACCAAGCGACAAGAAAAGAATGAAACAGGCAGGACAGAGCAAAAGGTTCAAGGTGGATATCACCTTCACAGCAAAGGTTCCGATCAGTGCCATTGCCCTCGTCCTTGGTGGCGGTCAGGAATCTGAGAACTCGCAGGAGGTTCTTCGGGTTCTTGACATCATTCTGAGGCAGCACGCTGCAAGACAGTATGTTGTTGTGTTTATTTATGAACAACTTCGTCTATCTTTTATCTAATGTTGCAAACTCTATGATTAGTCACTCGTTCTTAGGTTCTTATTATACTCAGATTTCTTGTTGGCTGGCTGCATGCAGGAATCGCCTCTTAGTCCGACAGTCTTTTTTCCGTAGAGATTCCGATTGCATCAAGTTGGGTGGCGGTGTTCTAGGTTGTCAGGGTTTTCATTCTAGCATTCGACCCACTCAAAGTGGGCTTTTACTCAATTGTGGTATGTTTATAGCCTAGCTAGAGGCCTAATTTGCACTAGGTTCGTGGTAAAATGTTTTTTTACAACATTGATGGTGCATGATATATGGATTTTTGAATTTTTGCAGATTTGTCCACCACTATGGTAGTGGAACCTGGGCCTGTGATTGCATTTCTGCTCTCCAACCAGGGTGTCAAGGACACTTCTAGCATTGACTGGGGCAAAGTAAGCTGAAACTTAGTGATTTCTTATTAATATATTCTTAGCCCATCAAAAATTGTTCATTTCTACACTACAATGTTTCCCTGCTCTAATCTTGGTCGTCCATGACATAATTTTAGGCTAAACGGGCACTGAATAAATTAAGGATTGAAACCACTCACACGAAGGCGGAATTTAGGATTGTCGGATTGTCCGAAAACAGTTGCTATAACCAGACGTAAGATGTTACTCTTGATTTGAATCATGATATGCGAGCTCAGGGCACATGCCTCAGCTGCTCTCATTTCAATATAATTCATATATAAATTCTTGATCTAGGTTCCCACTAAAGCAAAAAGATGGCAACGGTACTGTGGATGTAACTGTCTATGATTACTTCATGGACCGTTGGTCGATGAAGCTGGAGAAGTCTGCTCATATGCCATGTCTAAATGTGGGGAAGCCAAACCGCCCAACATACCTCCCGCTGGAGGTCCGTCCCTCGCTTCCTATTCTTGTTTTGAATCAGTCTTTTGGTAGATATGTCTTCTTTTTTTGTGTGCTCATTTCCATGTTTGCAACAGGTTTGCCGCCTAGTGCCATTGCAAAGGTATAAAAGGTCTTTGTCCACGTCGCAAAGGTCAAAGCTGGTGGAGGCATCCAGGCAGAGGCCGGATCAGAGGATGTCGAAGTTGTATGGTGTAAGTTACACTGATACCCTGAATTCAGCTAAACTGCGGTAGATACGTTCACAACATCTCCTAAAAACATCGAAAAGACAAAAAATAAATTCTCAATTTTGTTTACCTATCATGATAGGAGTTGCGTGCCAATAATTATGATTCCGAGCCAATGATGAAGGAATGCGGCATATCAATAGTTCCagactttacccaggttcagggtaGAGTCCTTGAGGCACCACAGGTTGGCAGAGCCCTACCTGTTCTTTTGACTGGCTGTTTTTGAATGCGTACTGTGCGCATGCCCTTTTCTGCTTTGCATCTAATTAAATATCGTAATGTGCAGTTAAGCGCTGCAGATGGTAGACAACTATATACACCTAATGGGAGGTGGAATTTCAATAAAAATGTGAGCAATCGAGCATACCTGTTCTGTTGATTAAACTCCACACATGTGCACCGTAAACTCTTTGTTTTCGCGTCGATGCGGTAACTTTCCTGGTTCAATTCTTCAGAGGTTTTTTCGGCCGATTGACTTTAAGAAGACCTGGCCATGGGGAGTTGTTGATTTTTCTACACGACGTGATGTTGAACATCTTGTCGAGCACCCTCTCCAATCCGGTAGCGAGAAGGGAATCGTAAGTTCACTGCTTCACCTGATATTGAGCCTTTTCAAATGTCTTAGCCAGTTTGATTTGCAGAGTATGGAGAAATATAGCGCTGTAATTCAGGAGATTCATAAAATGAAACATCAATCTCCGGCAAAAAGGGTGGAGGATATGTTTCGGCAGGTAAATATAGCATTCGGAGGAAATAATCCAGAGTTTCTCCTGTGTTTTCTTCCTGAGAAGAACTCTGACATATATGGTATGCTCTGCTAACTCAGCCTTGTAAGTAAGCTTCATTATGCTTCTACCTGCCATCCAAACGTTTCTTGTTCTTATCAGGACCATGGAAGCGTGAATGCCTTGCACAACGTGGCATTGTTACACAATGCTTGGTTCCTCCTCCCAACGTCAAAGATCAGTACCTCACAAATGTGCTGCTAAAGATAAATGCCAAGGTTTGGAGTGTGATTTGCATTGCCATCTTCAATGTACTTTGGATTTGTTAGCTGAAAACTGAATGCTTTGCTTTTATTAAATTTGTCCTGCCAAACAGCTTGGCGGGTTAAATTCATTGCTGAAAAAGGAAATAACCCATGCTATTCCTCACGTGTCGAGGATTCCAACCATCATCTTTGGTATGGATGTTTCCCATGGTTCACCAGGACGTGACGTGCCATCGGTTGCTGCAGTAAGTAACATATCATGCTTCTGTTTTCAGTTTCCTGCAGTAAGAAACTTAGGTGTCAGCTGATAGTCCTTGAGAGATTTTCCAACCGATAATTTGCTGACTCACCCTGGTATTTTTGGCTTTTACCTAGGTTGTTAGTTCATTGGAGTGGCCAATCATCTCAAAATACAGAGCTTCTGTGTGCACTCTGCCACCCAGGCAGGAaatgatcaaaaccttgtttaagcaaGATGGAGATACTGATCATGGCCTCATTAAGTGAGTCTCTGCTGCATAGGTTTTAGATAAGTGAAATTTAAACAATGTTAATAACAGTGCTTCCTAACCGTatgcttttctttttcttctttttgctcACTGGGGTATAACATTTCAGGGATTCACTAGTTGCCTTCCTCGGAAAAAACAATAAACCGAAGCCGGAACAAATTATCATTTTCAGGTCAGTTGTCCTCCTGGGATAATGTGTGCAAACGCTAACTGATAGTGTACTTTGTACTTCAGCATCATAACTTTTCTTTTTTGAAAATAATCATAACTGTCGTGTAGAAATTGGTTTATTAATTGTGTGTTGTCCCTCAGAACACTCCCCACATTTTATTCATAGTCCTAAGAGTACAAACTGACTCTAATACTTGACGTCTTCAATAAGTTTACTTTGGCACCCTGATGCTGGCTAAGGAGTTTTGTTGTCTTGATATTAGGGATGGGGTTAGTGAGAGCCAGTTCGATCAGGTGTTGAATGATGAGCTAGGCCAGATCATGGAGGTAACATAAATGACATCTAATTCTTCCTCATGCGCCGGTTCTTGATGTAATGATGTAATTCTAATTGATACTACAGGCATGCAAGTTTTTTGGCGACAAGCATTTTGGTGGCAACTGGTTCCCCAAGTTCACAGTGATAGTTGCACAGAAGAATCATCACACAAGATTTTTCTTGCGGAATGGAGTGAATAATGTTCCCCCTGGTAACCTATATCTTTTATCCAAGTACCTTTAcattctttcaaaaaaaattctgaattttcaaTCTTTCAATTTTAGTGGAGGACGGCAATCATCGGGACTGCTAGCTTGTTCCGTTTGTATATACGCATTCACACGAAATCAAAAGCACTTAATAAGAATCTCTACACACCTAGCTACCAGAGAACTATTATTTGCAATTTTGTATGGATCAAACAAGCTCAATTTCTATGCTTTTTGTACACATACATTCTTATCATAGTCCTACTTTCCCCTTGTTTAGGTACTGTGGTTGATGGAGTAATCTGCCATCCCAGGAACTATGATTTCTACATGTGTGCTCATGCTGGCATTATCGTATGTTCTCTCTATACCTTGTGTGAGTTGTGATTGTAATTCACTGCTTTGCAAATGCTTATTTGAATCTAATTAAGTCAGTCCTCTATGCTCGTGTGTTAATTCCAGGGGACTACAAGGCCAACACACTACCATGTGCTCCATGATGAGATAGGCTTCTCTACTGACGATCTGCAGGAGCTCGTGCACTCCCTGTCCTACACGTATGTGCACTGAAACAGTTACaaaagattcagttgttaccttaATTTGCCTCTGGTCGATGATCATCGTTGCACTCTTTGTGACATTTTGATGCTTGTGTACTCGTTTCAGGTATCAGAGGAGCACCACAGCCATCTCAGTAGGTAAGTAAGCATGATTTGCCATTACTTGATTGATCTCGCAACAACTTATCAGTCAAAACGGCATGCATGGCTGatcgagtaaattgcaaaaaaccaccacaattggGGACCCTAATTCATAAAACAACCATCTttcgtttttttttcaaaaaaccaccACCATTGTGCTGACAGTTTTCAGAAAACACTGAACAAGCAATTAGAGTTGTTTGAGTGAAAATCTGACTAGTGGGTCCCAATGACAGGTGCCACGTGGCCCGGGTAAAGACGGTGCTCGTTACATGCCGTTAGAAAGTTTCGCTCCATGTTAAGTTAGACGTAGGACCCACCCATCAGTGTGCTTGCTCCTTCCTCTTTTTTCAAGCATTCTTACAAACACCTCCCGTgcgccgccgtcgtcgtctccATCACGGAGCTCGAGCTGCTCATCCAGGGGTTCGGGCAAAGCTGGCATCGGTGCGGAGTCCTCGCCGACTGATGGCGTCGGACACGGCGCGAGGTGGCGGCGCAGCCATGGCCGTAGCCGGCAAGGTGGCTGGTCGTGGCACAGCCGGGTCATGCGCGCGGCTCCGTCCGTAGCCGGCGGCGAGCGGAGCGTGGAGCAGGATACATGAGGAGGAGGGGAAGCGCGCGGGGACGAGCTGGAGGTGGCTTGCCACAGCCGGCGAGGTGGGTAGTCGTGGCCGAGCCGAGCGGCATGGTGCGGTAGGACGCCCCCGGAGAGCACTGCCTTGCTACCGCGTAGCCACCGCTAACGAATCGCCGCCAGACCATGTccatgagctccgcctcctcgTGCTGATATCCCTCGCCGACGGATTCGAGCAGGGACGCCCGGAGACGACCGAATCGAGCTTTTCTCCGCTGCTTGCACCGGCCGCTCCTCGCCGTCAATTCGCCGCCTCCAAGCCTTCCCAGTACCCACTGAGCTCTCCCACCGCATCGAAGTGAGCTGATCTCAGTTTCCCCCCATCTTCTCTGCTCTATTTCGCGCTGTAGCGCCATCCCCCAAGAGCTCCGAGCACGACCACCGCCATGGCCGACGAACTCAAGTAGGTCGTGCTTCCCTGCCTAGTCCTGTACTCCAGTAGCATGCGCAGGCTCCAGGAGCTCCTTCTATTCCCCTGAGAACCTCTTCGTCTCACCCCTGTCGTGGTCTGCTCCCGGCGGCCTCCTGCAGTCCGGCGACGGCTGCTTCGTCGGCCTGAGGCCCGTACAGGAACAGGAGCTTTTGGGCATGTCCTGCATCCATATTCAGCTTGTGGCCGGAGGACATGGCAAGCGGCCGAGCGTGCTGCTGCGTGGCGCAGGAGCTAGCGGTGCTGGGAGGCTCGTCGGCCGGCAGCCTGGCTGGCGACGGGGACGGGGTTGACCAGTTGTGCCGTCTATCCTCCGTCACGTGGACATGTCATCaggacccactggtcagatttTCACTTAAACAGTTTTAATTGAGCGATTAGCGTTTCTGAAAACTGTCAGTACAACGGCGgtgggtttttgaaaaaaaaacgaaAGATGCTGGTTTTGTGAATTAGGGTTCCCAAttgtggtggttttctgcaatttactcATGGCTGATCATCTGATTTTCGCTCTCTCTCTCAGTTGCTCCCATCTACTATGCACACCTTGCCGCGGCGCATGTGGCCAAGTTCACCAAGCTCGATGACGGCATGTCGGAGACGTCATCCCAAGCTGAGGCTGCGCCGGTGCCGGAGCTGCCTTTTCTGCATCCCAATGTGGCATCGTCCATGTTCTTCTGCTGAGTCGTCCCGCGGTTTGCCCATCGTCCGTTATTAGTGACTGGAACTTTATCAAATGCTACATGGAACTGAATGGCGCTTTTGGTTTTAGCTGCTAGTAGATTTAATGGATGTTATGTGGAAGAACAATCTTTGATTGCTACCATATGGTACTTTTGGAGCTCCTTGGCAATAATATATAATCTGAACTTTCGATAGTCAGGACCTTAAACTCTGCTCATGTGCATCGTGCCAACGTATTCGGGATGTCAAGCTGATAAATGTCCAACGGTTTATAATCTTTAGCTTAACAACAAGGGTCATTATAGTTTTTTTGATTCTATACTTTGTTGTCAATTACTTAAATTAGCAAGGAAAGGCATGGCTGTTCAGCCTGCTTACAGGTTAGAGGAGATTGTAGTGAAATGaaatatgctactccctccgttcacttttgtaagtcctTTCAAACAACTCAATATAgattgttttgcacattgtctgaaatgtcttcaaggtcttaaacagagggagtaatataggTGGAAAGCAATAAGTAAAATATAGGAGTATCCATTATTAAATTTATTTCTTCTACGAAGCACTGGTGCTAGGTAACCACAAAAATGCAACAAAGAGATAATTATGTGAGGATAACACTAATTAGGCCACAAGTTGCAATCAAGAAGTAATTTCCAGATCTCAAACTGAAATATAATTTGCACTATTCAGATCAGTGCAAAATAAAGGAGAGAGAGGAAAAAAACCTTCCATCCTCATCTAGGCAATCAAGCCAACCCTTCTCATATTTTGACTCCAATTTACACCTGAAGCTCAACCCTGTCCAGCGCCTTCACGGTGGTGCCGATGGCCATTAGatctggcgcctttgacctgcccCTGTCGGAGTTCCACTTGGATCTGGCCACGGGGGACCTGTGTAGTGTGCTTGTCTCGGCCGTGGGCACCAATTGACGGAGGGATTTGGGTTGCGGAGTGTGGTAGAGTTGCACCAGTCGGGCTGGATGAATGTCGGCAGGAAACAGGTGAGGTTGGTCTCTCGGATCCGGCTTTGATGGGAGGCGGGCGGCGAGTGGACGGCGGATCTGGTTACATCCTGTGGAGCGTCTCTGCCTCCTTTAGTGGCGGGTCTGAAGGTTATCACCACGCTCAGCTCATCTACCTGTTGACATCAGATTTGGCACCAAAGAAAAGATTATTAAGATGGCATCAAATGAAGAGGCGCTCTACATGAAGTTTCATATTGGCAACATGAACATATTTAAAGTTTGGGTCATTGTCATCTGAACTCATCTCGAGGGCCGAAGTTATACTCGAAATACTAAGATTTTGTATTCAGAGTACCATTCGGCCTATTACGCCTCCAAAACGGCCTCATATGAGAAAATCATCTACATGGGTTGTTTTCGTCTCGTTGAaatggtcgattttgatataaaaatcatcttaatACGAAGTCGTATGCAAAATTCAGAGCCTGCACAGTGCGACCCTACTATGAGTAAAAAATGACGTCCAAGtggttttcactttcagtgagattttgatgaaattcactgaatttcagtAATGTTAGTAGACACTAAAATATTTATCTTTCcgccaaaatatttcagcaattTTAGTAATACacaggaattcaaatattttttgaaaattcaaaatatTTAGTTGAATTCAAGTGGATATTTCAGCCCTTTAGCCGAAATGCCAACGGAAATCACTGAAATTCGGTGATTTTGGTTGGTGCTGAAATTTTCATGAAACTAAAAATGAAAACACAAGGTCACACTCATATGACTATGTCtaatgggtagcatgagttattaacTATTTTGCGGTAGTGATTTGGCTGTGAAGATGGCCTCGGAttgaaaaacgttcaacatgacaaTTATTCGTCTCGTTGAAACAGTCAAAATTGCTTTTGGGCATGTCTCCATACGAGGTCGTTTACTGCCTAAGAATGACttgcaaggtgcagccagttttgAACCGAACAATTTTAGAAAATTCGGACCAAACCATCCAAATTGGACTCAAACTAGGGTTTTTGACGTGAATCCAAACATTTTCCTTGCACATGAAGTCTAGCTGCGTCTTATATACCTAAGGGTGAAGactgattgaacaacacacaattgcAAAACCTATCTACCACCTTTTCTCCGTTCATTCTTCTTGTTACAGGGttgcgaacctcgaggccctaatTGCGattaggtcgacctagggcagcccatagccaccgatggtggccctccgatggccatcttctgctatatggagtctttcgatgagaagaaaataataagccatctcctcggacgaaactccgccgccacgaggcggaaccttggcagaaccaatctagggctctggcggagctgttttgccggggaaacttccctccgggagtgggaaatcatcgccatcgtcataccaacactcctctcatcgggagagggaaatctccatcaacatgttcatcagcaccatctcctctcaaaaccctagttcatctcttgtatccaattcttgtctccaagtctgggattggtactagtaggttgctagtagtgttaattactccttgtagttgatgctagttggtttatttggtggaagatcatatgttcagatcctatatgcatattaatacccctctgattatgaacatgaatatgctttgtgagtaattacgtttgttcctgaggacatgggagaagtcttgctattagtagtcatgtgaatttggtatttgtccgatattttgatgagatgtatgttgtctctcctctagtggtgttatgtgaacgtcgactacataacacttcaccattatttgggcctagaggaaggcattgggaagtaataagtagatgatgggttgctagagtgacagaagcttaaaccctagtttatgcgttgcttcgtaaggggctgatttggatccatatgtttcatgctatgattaggtttaccttaatacttttgttgtagttgcggatgcttgcaatagaggttaatcataagtgggatgcttgtccaagtaaggacagcacccaagcaccggttcacccacataccaaattatcaaagtaccgaacgcgaatcatatgaacgtgatgaaaacaagcttgacgatattcccatgtgtcatcaggagcgcttttctctatataagagtttgtccaggcttgtcctttgctacaaaaaggattgggccaccttgttgcactttatttacttttgttacttgatgctcgttacaaattatcctatcacaaaactatctgttaccacttatttcagtacttgcagagaataccttgctggaaaccgcttatcatttccttctgttcctcgttgggttcgacactcttacttatcgaaaggactacgatatatcccctatacttgtgggtcatcaagactcttttctggcgccgttgccggggagtgaagcgcctttggtaggtgggatttggtaaggaaaatttatatagtgtgctgaaatttactgtcacttgttactatggaaagtaatcctctgaggggcttgtttggggtatcttcaccccgaccagtagagcaaagagttgctcctcaacctactgaaaatgaaaatgtctgctttgaaattcctttgtgtatgatagaaaaactgctagctaatccttttgcacgagacggaacaacgcatcctgatgagcacctaatatatgtggatgaagtttgtggattatttaagcttgcatgtgtacccagagatgttgttagggcatctccagccggccCCCCAGGATGCCCCCCACGAGCACTTTTTGGATGCCGACGCTTAATTGTTCTCCCATCCGGGAACCCAAGAGCTCAAATAGCGCCGGATTTGGCCGAAGTTACGTCCGGCGGTCCCGATCCAAACCCAAAAAGCCGGGAGGCACTTGGGGGCGCCGGCGCTCCTTTTTGCATGCAAAACCCCCACATGTCGGCCtctctcctcactctctctcctctTTTTCCTGCTAGGCCCACCCGTGCATGTGGGAATCT
The sequence above is drawn from the Triticum aestivum cultivar Chinese Spring chromosome 7A, IWGSC CS RefSeq v2.1, whole genome shotgun sequence genome and encodes:
- the LOC123149573 gene encoding protein argonaute 4A; translation: MKQLHETYASLLDGKQFAYDGDKSLFTSGPLPFATNDFDVVIDGDALSRKIATSQSPGADGSPGPSDKKRMKQAGQSKRFKVDITFTAKVPISAIALVLGGGQESENSQEVLRVLDIILRQHAARQNRLLVRQSFFRRDSDCIKLGGGVLGCQGFHSSIRPTQSGLLLNCDLSTTMVVEPGPVIAFLLSNQGVKDTSSIDWGKAKRALNKLRIETTHTKAEFRIVGLSENSCYNQTFPLKQKDGNGTVDVTVYDYFMDRWSMKLEKSAHMPCLNVGKPNRPTYLPLEVCRLVPLQRYKRSLSTSQRSKLVEASRQRPDQRMSKLYGELRANNYDSEPMMKECGISIVPDFTQVQGRVLEAPQLSAADGRQLYTPNGRWNFNKNRFFRPIDFKKTWPWGVVDFSTRRDVEHLVEHPLQSGSEKGIVSSLLHLILSLFKCLSQFDLQSMEKYSAVIQEIHKMKHQSPAKRVEDMFRQVNIAFGGNNPEFLLCFLPEKNSDIYGPWKRECLAQRGIVTQCLVPPPNVKDQYLTNVLLKINAKLGGLNSLLKKEITHAIPHVSRIPTIIFGMDVSHGSPGRDVPSVAAVVSSLEWPIISKYRASVCTLPPRQEMIKTLFKQDGDTDHGLIKDSLVAFLGKNNKPKPEQIIIFRDGVSESQFDQVLNDELGQIMEACKFFGDKHFGGNWFPKFTVIVAQKNHHTRFFLRNGVNNVPPGTVVDGVICHPRNYDFYMCAHAGIIGTTRPTHYHVLHDEIGFSTDDLQELVHSLSYTYQRSTTAISVVAPIYYAHLAAAHVAKFTKLDDGMSETSSQAEAAPVPELPFLHPNVASSMFFC